Genomic DNA from Methanosarcina sp. MTP4:
TTTCGGGTTGGCCCCGGTAGCAATGATCACGGCTTTTGCCTCAAGGTCCCCGCTGTCTGTCGAGACAAGCTTTTTCTCTCCTTCGGAACGGACCGTCAGGACATCCGTGATTTTAGTCTCCACACCGACTGCAAGAGCATGTTCTTTGTACTTCTCCATCAATTCAAAGCCCGTGATAGAAGGAAAACCGGGATAATTTTCCACAACATCAGTAAGGGCTATCTGCCCGCTGATTTCACTTCTTTCCAGGACGAGCGTCTCCAACCCGAACCTCACGCCATAAATTCCCGCAGTAAGCCCTGCAGGCCCTCCTCCAACAATAACCAGATCGTACATGTTTACCCCATAAAAAAATAAATGAAAGCTTGGCCGATAAAACGCTAGCCGATAAAACGCTAGCCGATAAAACGCTAGCCGATGAAATGTTAAGGTGACTAAGGCGATTGAACCAGCTAATGAAATGTTAAGGTGATACAGGAACGTTCGATACAGGATATTCAGGTAATGCGGGCGATAGCCTCGGCTTTTTTAGGAAGTCCTGCAAAAGCAAGTTCCCCATCGATAATGGTTGCGGGGATCCCAACTATACCGAATTTCTCGACCAGTTCTTCTCCCTCGGGCGTTTCCACATCTATTTCCTCGTACTCAAAATCGTATTTTGATTTAAGATCATTCCAGAGCCTGCGTGCGGATGGGCAGACCGTACACCAGCTAGCGTGTATAAGCGTGACTTTGACCATTTAAAGAGCTCCCGGGAAAATTTCAGGCTTAACCTCATTTCTATTATTAATTTCCAGATATTTATACGTTGAGCGCGGGCCAGAAACCCGCTGACGCCAAAAAGCTTTAAGCAAATAAGCCCCCTAAAAGCGGCTATGCTCACATTCATAGGGCTGGGCCTCTTTGACGAACATGACATTTCTTTAAAAGGGCTTGAAGCTGTCAGGGCAGCCGATCTGGTCTACGCGGAGTTTTACACCTCCTACCTTATGGGCACAACTCCTGAAAAAATGGAGGAACTCTACGGAAAGGAAGTCCGCCTGCTCTCAAGGGAAGATGTGGAACAGCAGCCGGACTGGCTGGAGGAAGCAAAGACAAAAAACGTGGTATTCCTGACAGGCGGGGACACCATGGTCTCCACGACCCACGTTGACCTGCGCCTGAGGGCAAAAAAGCTGGGCATCGAAACCCGCCTGGTCCATGGGGCTTCCATTACCTCCGCAGTCTCAGGGCTGACCGGACTCCAGAACTACCGCTTCGGGAAATCCGTAAGCATACCCCACCCTTATGAAAGCAAGCGGGGGGTCCTGGTCATTACCGAAACCCCCTACGATACCATAAAGCAGAACTCCGAACTGGGGCTGCACACCCTTGTCTTCCTGGATATCGATAAGGACAAAGGCTATATGACCGTAAACAGAGCCCTGGACCTCCTGCTCGAGGTGGAAAAAAGGAGAGGCGAAGGCGTTATGACCCGTGCCGTTGCCGTGGGAATTGCCAGGGCAGGTTCAAAACTGCCCGTAGTAAAGGCAGACTATGCGGAAGAGCTCCAAAATTTCGATTTCGGAAAACCCCTCCACATCCTTGTCATTCCCGGCAAGCTGCACTTCCTCGAAGCCGAAGCCCTTGTGGAACTCGCAGGGGGACCCGGGGCAATCCTGAAAGAAGCCGAATAAGGAAAAGATTAAGTAAGGAAAGATCGAGCAAGGAAAGATCGAGTAAGGAAAGATCGAGTAAGGAAAAGCAAGTGAAAGAAAACCATCCTCAGAGGTAGTCCTGATGCCTGCGGATTTGAACGAGAAGGTCAACAGATACGAAAATATGCTAAAAAGAGCGCTTCAGAAAGCAAAATATGCCCCAATCCCCGAATCCCACATGTACTCCGTGGCCGAGGACTATCACACAATGGCAGAAGCTTACTATAAAGACGGGCTCTATTTCCTGGAAAACGGGGACCCCGTAAACGCCCTTGCCTCTTTCAGCTATGGGCATGCCTGGCTTGATGCGGGAGCGAAACTTGGGGTCTTTGCTGTGGATGATGAAACACTCTTCACCATATAAACGAGCTAAACGAGCTAAACGAGCAAAACAGATCTCCGGATAAAGAGGCAAATTAAAGCCAGGGTATAAAACCTGGTAAAAAGGAAAACTTCCCCAACAGTAATAACTTTTGTGAAACAGAAATAATTATATCCTTTACCCTATTCTTTAGGTTCTGCAGGAATATTTCCCTGGATTCAGGATATTTTTGGACAGAAATTATTGAAGAGAAAACATTTAAAGAGAAATTTTATAAGAAAAACATTTAAACGGATAATTACGGTGACATTAATGAAGAACTTTCATGTGGTACTTGAAGCAGCTTGGTTGGTTAGAGATGTAAAAACGGCTGATGATGCAATCGGGGTTGCGATTTCAGAAGCTGGAAAGCGCCTGAACCCCAAACTGGATTTTGTAGAGGTCGACGTGGGAACCACCTACTGCCCAGCATGTAACGAGCCTTTCGGCAGTGTATTCATAGCGGCAAACACCGCCCTCGTTGGACTTGTTTTTGAGATGAAGGTATTTGACGCCGAATCTGCGGAACATGCAGAAAGGATTGCAAAGTCCGTGATCGGAAAGTCTCTCAGAGACATCCCCCTGAACGTAGTCGAAGTTACGGAATTCGAAAGGTCCTCAGAAAAGGAAGAAATGCAGAAAAAGCAGGCTTGAAATAATTCATTCTCCGGAAACCCGCATACTGAGTAAAGATAAACAGCCAGCATACAGCTGGCTCTGCACTTGCTCCGGTACAGGTTTCCGAGGATTTAAAACTTAAGACAGGGCATTAATTAGCAGAGAGTCTTAGTGAAATTAAGCTAATTAAAACTTAGTAACTAAACTTAGCAATTAAGCTAAGTGATTAAACAAGGAATTAAGCTAATTAATTAAATTTAGTAACTAAACTTAGCAATTAAGCTAAGTAACTAAACTTAGCAATTA
This window encodes:
- a CDS encoding thioredoxin family protein, with product MVKVTLIHASWCTVCPSARRLWNDLKSKYDFEYEEIDVETPEGEELVEKFGIVGIPATIIDGELAFAGLPKKAEAIARIT
- the dph5 gene encoding diphthine synthase, with the protein product MLTFIGLGLFDEHDISLKGLEAVRAADLVYAEFYTSYLMGTTPEKMEELYGKEVRLLSREDVEQQPDWLEEAKTKNVVFLTGGDTMVSTTHVDLRLRAKKLGIETRLVHGASITSAVSGLTGLQNYRFGKSVSIPHPYESKRGVLVITETPYDTIKQNSELGLHTLVFLDIDKDKGYMTVNRALDLLLEVEKRRGEGVMTRAVAVGIARAGSKLPVVKADYAEELQNFDFGKPLHILVIPGKLHFLEAEALVELAGGPGAILKEAE
- a CDS encoding DUF357 domain-containing protein, encoding MPADLNEKVNRYENMLKRALQKAKYAPIPESHMYSVAEDYHTMAEAYYKDGLYFLENGDPVNALASFSYGHAWLDAGAKLGVFAVDDETLFTI
- a CDS encoding DUF555 domain-containing protein, whose protein sequence is MKNFHVVLEAAWLVRDVKTADDAIGVAISEAGKRLNPKLDFVEVDVGTTYCPACNEPFGSVFIAANTALVGLVFEMKVFDAESAEHAERIAKSVIGKSLRDIPLNVVEVTEFERSSEKEEMQKKQA